The following is a genomic window from Anopheles aquasalis chromosome 3, idAnoAquaMG_Q_19, whole genome shotgun sequence.
CTAAAAAAAACGGCATCTTTCGTCCACTAGTGGCGTCCACTCTGGACAAGTTTGCTTGCCCATTTCTCAAATCTTTAATTAAACGGCCAACAAGGCCCGATGGTTAGCCACGGACCCCAGAGAGAACGCCGGTACAAGGAGCCTGGACCGGACTGGAACTGCAGCGACTATTGATCGGAGCGGAAATGATGCAACTACTTCAACATTCGCCCAACAACAAtagggaagcgaaggaagcaaGCGATGGACGAGGCGAAACCGGAGTCAGCAGAAACTGCGCCTTTCGTTCGCGTGCGTCCTTCCAAACTCGCGGGAACAGGAAACGCGGCTCGTCCGTTCAAACGGCTCCGGCTCACTCGCGCTAATTGCTGTTTGCAGATATTTGCTTTCCTGATAATGAGCCGAACGGGCGACCGTCCGTAAGCCTTTCAGGCAGGCAACGGTGCCCCGAAGGTTAACTCGTGCAGGGGTACTGATTGAATAAGTTTAATCCATTGAGAGGAAGCCCGCGGTACGATAAGTGAATTCGTTGgagagagtggaaaaaaacCCAGTTGGAAAAAACGCAATTTGAAAGTAAATGCCTGACGGAGAACGATTGTATTAAAGGATGTCCTGTAGTGCAATTATAGGGAGAGATTTATTCAATTGAGGCTTCCGAAGCATGCCGTAGCTCCTGTTGTATCGGCTGGTATGCCCTCAGTAGAACGTTGGTAAATGGAATAGATGGCCAAAAACGAATCCCCAAATTCACGACAGAAAGGCAGACAACAGCAAAGCGCGACTCTACAGGCAGCGCATCTTCTTCGCGTGATCGATGTACATCAGCTGCCACACTCAGCCAACGAGTGGTGCTGGGAAAAATACTGCGGAATATTTGTAACGATATGTAAATAAATGCTTTCAAGCTGCCTGAATTGCACCACTGATTTTGCAGCGCCCAACTCCACTCAACTCCTTCACCCACGCGACGGTACAGCTCGCGTGTCGTTCAATGGCCGCGTTCGAGTCGGCGTAATGAAGAGcgcgctctttttttttttgtgcactCGCAACGTGACGAACAAATTGAAAAGGCAGACTCGAAATGAAAATACTTTGAGACCTTTTATTGTGTACTTGCGGTTGGCTGAGATAACTGCAAAAACTGTGGTCGCACTTTTCAGGTTCTTCATGctttaaattacatttcagAAAAGGGTGTATTTAATTAACTCTTGTTCCAAGAAATACTACCCATGAAGGTCGATTTGCTATCGTgatcatatttttattattaatgaGTTCAAATTCAGTATTTCCTGTTCGTAGCAAATGCACGATCGTGAGACAGGGCTACTAATATTTCTATAAAGTGCCCGTTGCCGGGAAAACCTCTCTTTCCGTTAGAATCCGTTAGCGATTAGTAGTCAATTCCAAAACGCTCACAGATGGCACTCTTCCAGCAGGATTCTTTTGCCATCGACACGTGCTCGCAGGAGATGGAACACGTGTACCGGAACAGCAAAAACGCGCGCTGGAAGCAAAGACTGATACCAAAGCATTCCGCGGACGGTGGCCGGCGGTAGTAGATCCGCGCACATCTTGATTTTAAAACAGTGCCGTAGTCGGACGCTGCACGCCCAGCCGTTATGCAGTCGAGGTGTGAGCATTCGTGGCCCGCGGCTGATGCCGAGATAAGCTGTTAGAATGCTCCAGAAGAAAGAAACTCCAGAACGAGCGATATTTACCTTTTATGCTATCGAGAGTACACAGAATCCGGCATAAATCCGGAAAATGGAAGTGGAATTTCAGTGGAATCACGTTCTTGTTTTGCTCTGAAACGTGTTCCATCCTTTTCTGTGGTGAATTCAGTTCCGTACTTTTCTGTGGTGAATTCAGTTCCGTCCTTTTCTGTGGTGAATTCAGTTCCGTCCTTTTCTGTGGTGAATTCAGTTCCGTACTTTTCTGTGGTGAATTCAGTTCCGtactttttttggttttttcttttcatttgtttcgtttttttcgtgCGTCCCAGGCTTAATGCAAACTGGGCTACAACCCTGGAATTAtggccaaaccaaaacaacaacaatcgcatcCGCattcgcatccgcatccgcaacTGGAAGTGGTAACGGGGATCCGCAGCTGCTCAACCCTCGCCGGaacttccatcatcatcagccagaaGGACACATCAAGATAAAGGTGATAAGAGTAAATCCCAGTCGTCTCCCAACTCCcgcgccatcatcgccgttgAACAAGTGGGCTGAGAAAGTGTGCACCGTTGAAAACTGATCGGAACAAAAACGCCAGCAAAATGGGATTTCTATCGATcctgaagaagatgaaacaaaaggaaaaggagatgCGAATACTGCTACTGTAAGTTCGAAGGGGAAATACTATCCCGAAATTGCCATATTCACGATATCTTACTCGCTCCAGCGGACTCGACAACGCCGGCAAAACCACCATCCTCAAGCGGTTCAACGGGGAACCGATCGACCAGATCTCGCCCACGCTCGGATTCAACATCAAGACGCTGCACTACAATGACTACGTGCTGAACATGTGGGACGTCGGGGGACAGAAGTCGCTCCGCTCGTACTGGCGCAACTACTTCGAGTGCACGGACGGGCTAATCTGGGTGGTCGACAGCACGGATCGGATGCGGATGGAGTCCTGTCGGGCCGAgttgacgctgctgctggaggaggaacGGTTGGCCGGTGCTACGCTTTTGGTGCTAGCGAACAAACAGGATCTTCCCGGAGCGCTAACGGGCGTCGAAATTAAGGACATACTGGAACTGGATAAAATCGAAACGCATCACTGGTCCATTCAAG
Proteins encoded in this region:
- the LOC126576366 gene encoding ADP-ribosylation factor-like protein 2, which translates into the protein MGFLSILKKMKQKEKEMRILLLGLDNAGKTTILKRFNGEPIDQISPTLGFNIKTLHYNDYVLNMWDVGGQKSLRSYWRNYFECTDGLIWVVDSTDRMRMESCRAELTLLLEEERLAGATLLVLANKQDLPGALTGVEIKDILELDKIETHHWSIQGVSAVTGGKLVEAIDWLVEDISKRIFTLD